One genomic window of Patescibacteria group bacterium includes the following:
- a CDS encoding ABC transporter substrate-binding protein: MKDLFKNIFVKRFNIPKAQSIENTVSRFSLTEKVIFYFFAVALSVSTLSLLWQINGAFMVIVPARGGTLSEGVIGLPRFINPILAISDADRDLTALTYSGLLKPIDNGTLVPNLAESYSISEDGLTYTFVLKKGLTFHDGSPITADDVVFTIGKAQDPTLKSPKRANWEGVQVEKVNDYQVKLTLKQPYSPFLENTTLGILPKHIWNDITGEEFQFSKFNTEPIGSGPYTIKSISKNSAGIPLSYNLESFNKYVFGEPLIKNLILHFYQNSNNVLNALNNKSIESVAGISPQQVTVIQDSDAQIERTPLPRIFALFFNQNQAPVLANKEVRDALNTVINKESIVENVLLGEGIAIDSPIPPGLIQKSSSASAPLAVIYKSNVERIAAAKNILEKAGWKFNEEKNVYEKTVKKVVTPLAFSISTSDAPELKAVALMIKDMGESLGAQIEVKIFDIGELNQNVIRPRKYDSLLFGEIIGRDLDLFAFWHSSQRNDPGLNVALYTNAQADKLLEDTRTIADREIRLEKYGELEKEIVESVPAIFIYSPDFLYVVPKTLQGFSMGLITTPAERFMNVEKWYVETESVWKIFAKKQ; encoded by the coding sequence GTGAAAGACCTATTCAAAAATATCTTCGTCAAACGTTTTAATATTCCAAAAGCCCAGTCGATTGAAAACACGGTGAGCCGTTTTTCGTTGACCGAAAAAGTAATTTTTTACTTTTTCGCGGTCGCGTTAAGTGTGAGCACCCTCAGTTTGCTCTGGCAAATTAATGGTGCCTTCATGGTGATTGTCCCTGCCCGCGGAGGTACACTCTCAGAAGGGGTGATCGGCTTGCCACGTTTTATCAATCCAATCCTCGCCATTTCTGACGCCGATCGAGATCTTACCGCGCTGACTTACTCAGGACTTTTGAAACCAATTGATAACGGAACCCTGGTGCCAAATCTCGCCGAAAGTTATTCAATATCAGAAGACGGATTAACCTACACCTTCGTCCTAAAAAAAGGTTTGACATTCCACGACGGATCGCCAATCACCGCTGATGATGTAGTTTTCACCATTGGGAAAGCTCAGGACCCAACATTAAAAAGTCCTAAACGAGCAAATTGGGAAGGAGTTCAAGTTGAAAAAGTAAATGACTATCAGGTGAAATTGACCTTGAAACAACCGTACTCGCCATTTCTAGAAAATACCACTTTGGGAATTTTGCCGAAACACATTTGGAACGACATCACCGGTGAGGAATTTCAATTTAGTAAATTTAATACCGAGCCTATCGGATCTGGCCCGTATACAATAAAAAGTATCAGCAAAAATTCGGCCGGCATCCCGTTGTCATACAACCTGGAATCTTTCAATAAATATGTCTTCGGCGAGCCGTTAATTAAAAATTTAATTTTACATTTTTATCAAAATAGCAACAACGTTTTAAATGCATTAAATAATAAAAGCATTGAAAGTGTTGCGGGCATTTCACCACAACAAGTGACGGTGATACAGGATAGCGACGCTCAAATAGAACGAACTCCTCTCCCAAGAATTTTCGCTTTATTTTTCAATCAGAACCAAGCGCCAGTTCTCGCCAACAAAGAGGTACGCGATGCTTTAAATACCGTTATCAACAAAGAATCGATTGTCGAAAATGTTTTGTTAGGAGAAGGTATTGCCATCGATAGCCCGATTCCGCCGGGACTCATTCAAAAAAGTAGTTCTGCCAGCGCTCCTCTCGCTGTCATTTATAAAAGTAATGTGGAAAGAATTGCAGCAGCAAAAAATATTCTTGAGAAAGCTGGCTGGAAATTTAACGAGGAGAAAAATGTCTACGAAAAAACGGTTAAAAAGGTAGTAACACCTCTCGCCTTTTCAATTAGCACCTCAGATGCGCCAGAGCTAAAAGCTGTAGCGCTCATGATAAAAGACATGGGAGAAAGTTTGGGTGCGCAGATCGAAGTGAAAATTTTTGATATCGGAGAGCTCAACCAAAATGTCATCCGACCAAGAAAGTATGACAGCTTACTCTTCGGTGAAATCATCGGCCGCGATCTTGATTTGTTTGCCTTTTGGCATTCATCGCAAAGAAATGACCCAGGACTCAACGTCGCACTCTACACAAACGCTCAGGCTGACAAATTACTTGAAGACACTCGAACGATTGCTGACCGAGAAATTCGTCTCGAAAAATACGGTGAGTTAGAAAAAGAGATTGTCGAGAGTGTACCTGCTATATTTATCTACTCACCAGACTTTCTCTACGTTGTGCCGAAAACTTTGCAAGGTTTCAGCATGGGACTTATCACCACGCCAGCAGAACGTTTTATGAATGTCGAAAAGTGGTACGTTGAGACAGAGAGCGTGTGGAAAATATTTGCTAAGAAACAATAA
- the secG gene encoding preprotein translocase subunit SecG, producing MTLISSFLPYIQVVLAVLLTVGVLLQRTASGLGGGLGDNFSSGHHTRRGSEKFIFNVTIILAILFAVSAFLALIIK from the coding sequence ATGACGTTAATTTCTAGTTTCTTACCTTATATTCAGGTTGTTTTGGCGGTGCTCCTCACCGTTGGTGTACTCCTTCAGCGCACTGCATCAGGACTTGGAGGTGGACTTGGGGACAACTTCAGTTCAGGACATCATACCCGACGAGGCTCAGAAAAATTTATTTTTAACGTCACCATTATCTTGGCAATCCTTTTTGCCGTTTCGGCATTTTTAGCACTTATCATTAAATAA
- a CDS encoding co-chaperone GroES, with product MKKETKTTIKSESQSKPNIKPLGDRVLIRELEVTDRLEKTAGGIYIPDSVKDDRGSKRGEVIAVGPGRIDDGELIPMNVKVGDVVLYQWGDTVKIGETEFTLVNESGLLAIIK from the coding sequence ATGAAAAAAGAAACGAAAACCACAATTAAGAGTGAATCTCAAAGCAAACCAAACATCAAACCCTTGGGTGATCGCGTTTTGATTCGCGAACTCGAAGTGACCGACAGATTGGAAAAAACTGCTGGCGGGATTTACATTCCCGATTCAGTAAAAGATGATCGAGGTTCCAAGCGCGGCGAAGTAATCGCGGTTGGTCCAGGACGAATTGATGATGGCGAACTTATTCCGATGAATGTAAAAGTTGGAGATGTAGTGCTCTATCAGTGGGGCGACACGGTGAAGATTGGTGAGACAGAGTTTACGTTGGTTAATGAGAGTGGATTACTGGCGATTATTAAATAA